From one Anaerolineae bacterium genomic stretch:
- a CDS encoding tetratricopeptide repeat protein, which produces MEDKLKQGEALFAEGKIEEAEKCFLSLLEKNSEDVEALNNLGVLHYARGNIEEVENYLLKALAIKEDYSDALLNLADLYQKAKRWKEAAIQLEKFISINNHDYNVFNQLGLVYLEMDNTVKALPALKKSIELNPEQ; this is translated from the coding sequence ATGGAAGACAAACTAAAACAGGGCGAAGCGCTTTTTGCTGAAGGGAAGATCGAAGAGGCGGAAAAATGCTTTTTGAGTCTTTTGGAGAAAAATTCCGAAGATGTGGAGGCGCTTAACAATCTCGGGGTGCTCCATTACGCAAGAGGGAACATTGAGGAAGTTGAAAATTATCTTTTGAAAGCACTTGCCATCAAAGAAGACTATTCGGATGCTTTGTTAAATCTGGCAGACTTATACCAGAAGGCCAAGCGCTGGAAAGAGGCAGCGATACAATTAGAGAAATTTATAAGTATAAACAATCATGACTACAATGTCTTCAATCAGCTTGGTCTGGTCTACCTCGAGATGGATAATACCGTGAAAGCACTGCCAGCCCTTAAGAAATCTATAGAATTAAATCCCGAACAGAA